From Halobacterium sp. R2-5, the proteins below share one genomic window:
- a CDS encoding type II/IV secretion system ATPase subunit, with amino-acid sequence MSALAAHAVPSPVPPDDPDAWYAPAVRSQYEIHPGVVVTVVERDGGFAYDARTPPLGAGDETALDRVTDYFADAQLSRPRTREGTRERVAAGLGEKHRRVLARLTDCSRAARRRVEFHALCELRGLGELTPLALDDGVEVADAAADSLVVHTSEYAPASTDLPASPPHLDRFLSERLARYTVPFRGFDVPVVVYREHVLGRDAFDTKYAVREPDRLPGDDDLIDECKSRIWEANVEGLLGDEDGRAEFVADRARTFLTRRLTVRNTRAWLDATRHRLRAALAEYGLAVPPVGRRFSDDRLDDLTYYVLRDFVGDGELTVPVRDDRLEDVEANAVGERVKVVPRGRLSASAERLPTNLSLDDEQRFVNLVTQLAARDGVELNASNPSAKVNLEPAEVEADVTIRCAVALPVISEDGPHVSIRKQAAEALTPVDLLQQDTVSVDVVALLWMVYEHHGVVLFSGPTGVGKTTLMNAHMPFVPFDDRPISIDEGSREVRLPHETGVSLTTRDHEREFKRVSMADLMTETNYLNPDVEVIAEINTEESFESFANVLNTGHGVVGTTHAEGVETLVNRAIEQGVPAYLLREVDLVVFPRHVDGERYVGEIVELVGEPGSDTETVEKDGSEVHYRRILERVPDGGFDFAGADDVRFLDQLAERTDRPVEDVRDEFAKKRRYVEYLDREDVSEFDELFGLLSDLRTDETATVERLQRRASE; translated from the coding sequence ATGTCAGCGCTCGCCGCCCACGCCGTCCCGTCGCCGGTGCCGCCGGACGACCCGGACGCGTGGTACGCACCAGCGGTCCGCAGCCAGTACGAGATCCACCCCGGCGTCGTCGTCACCGTCGTCGAGCGCGACGGCGGGTTCGCGTACGACGCCCGGACGCCGCCGCTCGGCGCCGGCGACGAGACCGCGCTCGACCGCGTCACCGACTACTTCGCGGACGCACAGCTCTCCCGCCCGCGCACCCGCGAGGGGACCCGAGAGCGCGTCGCCGCCGGCCTCGGCGAGAAACACCGCCGCGTGCTCGCCCGACTCACCGACTGCTCGCGGGCCGCCCGCCGGCGCGTCGAGTTCCACGCGCTCTGCGAGCTCCGCGGGCTCGGCGAGCTCACGCCGCTCGCGCTCGACGACGGCGTCGAAGTCGCCGACGCCGCGGCCGACTCGCTGGTCGTCCACACCAGCGAGTACGCGCCCGCGAGCACCGACCTCCCGGCGAGCCCGCCGCACCTCGACCGCTTCCTCTCCGAGCGCCTCGCCCGCTACACCGTCCCGTTCCGCGGATTCGACGTGCCCGTCGTCGTCTACCGCGAGCACGTCCTCGGCCGGGACGCCTTCGACACCAAGTACGCGGTCCGCGAGCCCGACCGCCTCCCCGGCGACGACGACCTCATCGACGAGTGCAAGTCCCGCATCTGGGAGGCTAACGTCGAGGGCCTGCTCGGCGACGAGGACGGCCGCGCGGAGTTCGTCGCCGACCGCGCCCGCACATTCCTCACGCGCCGGCTCACCGTCCGCAACACGCGAGCGTGGCTCGACGCCACCAGACACCGCCTGCGCGCCGCGCTCGCCGAGTACGGGCTCGCGGTGCCGCCCGTCGGTCGCCGGTTCAGCGACGACCGCCTCGACGACCTCACGTACTACGTGCTCCGGGACTTCGTCGGCGACGGCGAACTCACCGTCCCCGTCCGCGACGACCGCCTCGAAGACGTCGAGGCCAACGCCGTCGGCGAGCGCGTGAAAGTCGTCCCCCGCGGCCGGCTCAGCGCGTCCGCCGAACGGCTGCCGACGAACCTCTCGCTGGACGACGAGCAGCGCTTCGTCAACCTCGTCACCCAGCTCGCCGCCCGCGACGGCGTCGAGCTGAACGCCTCGAATCCCTCCGCGAAAGTGAACCTCGAACCCGCGGAAGTCGAAGCGGACGTCACGATTCGCTGCGCGGTCGCGCTCCCCGTCATCAGCGAGGACGGCCCGCACGTCTCCATCCGGAAGCAGGCCGCCGAGGCGCTGACGCCCGTCGACCTGCTCCAGCAGGACACCGTCTCCGTCGACGTCGTCGCGCTGCTGTGGATGGTCTACGAGCACCACGGCGTCGTCCTGTTCTCCGGCCCCACGGGCGTCGGGAAGACGACGCTGATGAACGCCCACATGCCGTTCGTCCCGTTCGACGACCGCCCCATCAGCATCGACGAGGGGTCCCGGGAGGTCCGACTCCCCCACGAGACCGGCGTCTCGCTGACGACGCGCGACCACGAGCGCGAGTTCAAGCGGGTCTCCATGGCGGACCTGATGACCGAGACGAACTACCTGAACCCCGACGTAGAGGTCATCGCGGAGATCAACACCGAGGAGAGCTTCGAGAGCTTCGCGAACGTCCTGAATACCGGGCACGGCGTCGTCGGCACCACGCACGCCGAGGGCGTCGAGACGCTCGTCAACCGCGCCATCGAGCAGGGCGTGCCCGCGTACCTCCTCCGCGAGGTCGACCTCGTCGTCTTCCCGCGGCACGTCGACGGCGAGCGCTACGTCGGCGAGATCGTGGAGCTCGTCGGCGAGCCCGGCAGCGACACCGAAACCGTCGAGAAGGACGGCAGCGAAGTCCACTACCGCCGGATACTGGAGCGGGTTCCCGACGGCGGCTTCGACTTCGCCGGCGCGGACGACGTGCGCTTCCTCGACCAGCTCGCCGAGCGCACGGACCGCCCGGTCGAGGACGTCCGCGACGAGTTCGCGAAGAAGCGGCGGTACGTCGAGTACCTCGACCGCGAGGACGTCTCGGAGTTCGACGAGCTGTTCGGGCTGCTGTCGGACCTCCGGACGGACGAGACCGCGACCGTCGAACGCCTCCAGCGGAGGGCCAGCGAGTGA
- a CDS encoding 2-isopropylmalate synthase has product MAEKFSGTSFPAALDGGAHDVQFLDTTLRDGEQAPGVSLTADQKATVARKLDAAGVSVVEAGSACTSAGERETIRRVTGLDLDATVTSFCRGVKRDVELALDCGVDGVNLVVPASDRHVEGKVGTSRESVLDTTRELVEYATDHGLWVEVIGEDGSRADDSFLDELAETSADAGADRFCVADTVGHASPERVYDLVASASEYGPVSVHTHDDLGLAVTNALAGVAAGADLVHATVNGVGERAGNVALEEVAVALWHCYDLEPVDTEQLYDLASTVAEATGVPLPPNKAVSGENAFAHESGIHTDGTLKDDRMYEPYPPEAVGRERRLVLGKHAGRAGVRAALAEHDVEVTDDELADVVERVNELGERGKRVTDADLLAVADDVRGDGRDRRVEVLDLTAASGGGTPTASVRLRVDDDEYSAAGTGSGPVDAAMTAVRDALGDVTFHLEEYHVDAITGGTDAVVTVHVTVSRGDRTVTVDASDADITAASVTAVVEALDRLLPEQEAATAAD; this is encoded by the coding sequence CTGGCCGAGAAATTCTCCGGCACTAGTTTCCCTGCCGCTCTCGACGGCGGCGCACACGACGTACAGTTCCTCGACACCACGCTCCGCGACGGCGAACAGGCGCCCGGCGTCTCGCTGACCGCAGACCAGAAGGCGACAGTCGCGCGCAAACTCGACGCCGCCGGCGTCTCCGTCGTCGAAGCCGGCAGCGCGTGCACGAGCGCCGGCGAGCGCGAGACGATTCGCCGCGTCACCGGCCTCGACCTGGACGCCACGGTCACGAGCTTCTGTCGCGGCGTCAAGCGCGACGTCGAACTCGCACTCGACTGCGGCGTCGACGGCGTGAACCTCGTCGTCCCCGCCAGCGACCGGCACGTCGAAGGCAAAGTCGGCACCAGTCGCGAGAGCGTCCTCGACACCACGCGCGAACTCGTCGAGTACGCGACCGACCACGGGCTCTGGGTGGAAGTCATCGGCGAGGACGGCTCCCGCGCCGACGACTCGTTCCTCGACGAGCTCGCGGAGACATCCGCGGACGCCGGCGCGGACCGCTTCTGCGTCGCCGACACCGTCGGCCACGCCAGCCCCGAGCGCGTTTACGACCTCGTCGCGTCGGCGTCCGAGTACGGCCCCGTCAGCGTCCACACCCACGACGACCTCGGGCTCGCCGTCACGAACGCGCTCGCTGGCGTCGCCGCGGGCGCGGACCTCGTCCACGCCACCGTCAACGGCGTCGGCGAGCGCGCCGGCAACGTCGCGCTCGAAGAGGTCGCAGTCGCGCTCTGGCACTGCTACGACCTCGAACCGGTCGACACCGAACAGCTCTACGACCTCGCGTCGACCGTCGCGGAGGCCACGGGCGTCCCGCTCCCGCCCAACAAGGCGGTCTCCGGCGAGAACGCGTTCGCCCACGAGTCCGGCATCCACACCGACGGCACGCTCAAGGACGACCGCATGTACGAGCCCTACCCCCCGGAGGCGGTCGGCCGCGAGCGTCGCCTCGTCCTCGGGAAGCACGCCGGCCGCGCTGGCGTGCGCGCCGCGCTCGCCGAGCACGACGTCGAAGTCACCGACGATGAACTCGCGGACGTCGTCGAGCGCGTGAACGAACTCGGCGAGCGCGGCAAGCGCGTCACGGACGCCGACCTGCTCGCGGTCGCCGACGACGTCCGCGGCGACGGCCGCGACCGCCGCGTCGAAGTACTGGACCTCACCGCCGCGAGCGGCGGCGGCACCCCCACGGCGTCGGTCCGCCTGCGCGTCGACGACGACGAGTACAGCGCCGCCGGCACCGGCAGCGGCCCCGTCGACGCCGCCATGACCGCCGTCCGGGACGCGCTCGGCGACGTCACCTTCCACCTCGAAGAGTACCACGTCGACGCCATCACCGGCGGCACGGACGCCGTCGTCACCGTCCACGTCACCGTCTCGCGCGGCGACCGCACGGTCACCGTCGACGCCAGCGACGCGGACATCACCGCCGCCAGCGTCACCGCCGTCGTCGAAGCGCTCGACCGCCTCCTCCCCGAGCAGGAGGCCGCGACGGCCGCCGACTGA
- a CDS encoding DUF192 domain-containing protein, with amino-acid sequence MHLRHERDGDARTLATDVDVAESFLSQARGLMFRRSIPGDYALVFDFDGADSRDVHMVFVPFAIDALWIENEEVQRVERLSAWTGRGEARCDTLVELPAGAADDISVGDHVWLDT; translated from the coding sequence GTGCACCTCCGCCACGAACGCGACGGCGACGCGCGCACGCTCGCCACCGACGTCGACGTCGCCGAGTCGTTCCTCTCGCAGGCCCGCGGGCTGATGTTCCGACGGTCGATTCCCGGCGACTACGCGCTCGTCTTCGACTTCGACGGCGCCGACAGCCGCGACGTCCACATGGTGTTCGTGCCGTTCGCCATCGACGCCCTCTGGATAGAGAACGAGGAAGTCCAGCGCGTCGAACGCCTCTCCGCGTGGACGGGCCGCGGCGAGGCGCGCTGCGACACGCTCGTCGAACTCCCGGCGGGCGCCGCCGACGACATCTCGGTCGGCGACCACGTCTGGCTCGACACCTGA